In a genomic window of Candidatus Bathyarchaeota archaeon:
- a CDS encoding zinc ribbon domain-containing protein — MGFFKRFKKPKASVSLAIPKSTAELGEDLKGAITVSCEDEFDATEVRAELRCIEKRRRERWVYNEKRRRNVRQVYWDHATLHSSDPKAGGRVHIVPGFKKTFPIKVNIPAGGRESFDGIDANVSWNIKGVVAIDGRPDVTSDTIELQVVRPVVAPGAVKEKEVVRVPCEYCGTMMPETATSCPNCGAPRKA; from the coding sequence ATGGGCTTTTTCAAGAGATTCAAAAAACCAAAAGCCAGCGTTTCGTTGGCAATTCCCAAAAGCACTGCCGAACTGGGGGAAGACTTGAAGGGTGCAATCACCGTCTCATGTGAAGACGAATTTGACGCAACCGAGGTGAGAGCCGAACTTCGATGCATCGAGAAAAGAAGACGAGAAAGATGGGTATACAATGAAAAGCGCCGGCGTAACGTGCGGCAAGTCTACTGGGACCATGCCACATTGCATTCCTCTGATCCGAAGGCAGGTGGTAGAGTGCACATAGTACCAGGCTTCAAAAAAACGTTTCCAATCAAAGTTAACATTCCTGCTGGTGGACGAGAGTCCTTTGACGGCATAGACGCAAACGTTAGCTGGAACATCAAAGGAGTGGTGGCTATCGACGGACGTCCTGACGTCACCAGTGACACAATAGAACTTCAGGTGGTTAGACCGGTAGTAGCGCCAGGAGCAGTGAAAGAAAAGGAAGTAGTCAGGGTACCCTGTGAGTACTGTGGAACTATGATGCCTGAAACGGCAACGTCATGCCCAAATTGTGGAGCCCCTCGAAAAGCCTAG